The Neofelis nebulosa isolate mNeoNeb1 chromosome 16, mNeoNeb1.pri, whole genome shotgun sequence genome includes a window with the following:
- the PDK2 gene encoding pyruvate dehydrogenase kinase, isozyme 2: MRWVRALLKNASLAGAPKYIEHFSKFSPSPLSMKQFLDFGSSNACEKTSFTFLRQELPVRLANIMKEINLLPDRVLSTPSVQLVQSWYVQSLLDIMEFLDKDPEDHCTLSQFTDALITIRNRHNDVVPTMAQGVLEYKDTYGDDPVSNQNIQYFLDRFYLSRISIRMLINQHTLIFDGSTNPAHPKHIGSIDPNCNVSEVVKDAYDMAKLLCDKYYMASPDLEIQEINTSNSKQPIHMVYVPSHLYHMLFELFKNAMRATVESHESSLVLPPIKVMVALGEEDLSIKMSDRGGGVPLRKIERLFSYMYSTAPTPQPGTGGTPLAGFGYGLPISRLYAKYFQGDLQLFSMEGFGTDAVIYLKALSTDSVERLPVYNKSAWRHYQTIQEAGDWCVPSTEPKNTSTYRVS, translated from the exons atgcGCTGGGTCCGCGCGCTGCTGAAAAATGCGTCCCTGGCAGGGGCGCCCAAGTACATCGAACACTTCAGCAAGTTCTCCCCGTCCCCGCTGTCCATGAAGCAGTTTCTGGACTTCG ggTCCAGCAATGCCTGTGAGAAAACCTCATTCACCTTCCTGAGGCAGGAGCTGCCCGTGCGCCTGGCCAACATCATGAAAGAGATTAACCTGCTTCCCGACCGGGTGCTGAGCACGCCCTCGGTACAGCTGGTCCAGAGCTG GTATGTCCAAAGTCTCCTGGACATCATGGAGTTCCTGGACAAAGACCCCGAGGACCATTGTACCCTGAGCCA GTTCACCGATGCCCTGATCACCATCCGGAACCGCCACAACGACGTGGTGCCCACCATGGCACAGGGCGTGCTGGAGTACAAGGACACCTACGGCGACGACCCGGTCTCCAACCAGAACATCCAGTACTTCCTGGACCGCTTCTACCTCAGCCGCATCTCCATCCGCATGCTCATCAACCAGCAca CCCTGATTTTTGACGGCAGCACCAACCCGGCCCACCCCAAACACATTGGCAGCATCGACCCCAACTGCAACGTCTCCGAGGTGGTGAAGG ATGCCTATGACATGGCCAAGCTCCTGTGTGACAAGTACTACATGGCCTCCCCTGACTTGGAGATCCAAGAGATCAATA CCTCCAACTCCAAACAGCCAATTCACATGGTCTATGTCCCCTCCCACCTCTACCACATGCTTTTTGAACTCTTCAAG AATGCCATGCGCGCAACTGTGGAAAGCCATGAGTCCAGCCTTGTCCTCCCACCTATCAAGGTCATGGTGGCCTTGGGTGAGGAAGATCTGTCCATCAAA ATGAGTGACCGGGGTGGGGGAGTCCCCCTGAGGAAGATCGAGCGACTCTTCAGCTACATGTActccacagcccccaccccccagccaggcACTGGAGGGACCCCGCTG GCTGGCTTCGGGTACGGGCTCCCCATTTCCCGCCTCTATGCCAAGTACTTCCAGGGAGACCTGCAGCTCTTCTCCATGGAGGGCTTTGGGACCGATGCTGTCATCTACCTCAAG GCCCTGTCCACGGACTCCGTGGAACGCCTGCCCGTCTACAACAAGTCAGCCTGGCGTCACTACCAGACCATCCAGGAGGCGGGCGACTGGTGtgtgcccagcacggagcccaagaACACGTCCACCTACCGTGTCAGCTAG
- the SAMD14 gene encoding sterile alpha motif domain-containing protein 14: protein MASSKLREPADEVFDLDLAVPETVRLDSSLHKARAQLLAKGRRHRPSRSRLRDSASSAEDGEGSDGPGGKVTDGCGSPLHRLRSPLHSGPGSPAGGSFCLEPPGLRRSLDEDEPPPSPLTRYRPLHNATSHEGLAAASCSPPRSAPSSDSSPSFVRRHPRAEPHSEDDSRDASPPEPASPTIGLDKKTRRKFLDLGVTLRRASTSKSRKDKSSNRLSMGSRESVEGSGRSGGSPFLPFSWFTDSGKGSASSGNTTSPACSPKHEGFSPKKSASQESTLSDDSTPPSSSPKIPSGPRQETKCSYPYHTLSQSSDEFLDEPLPTVHHWTSQQVGQWLHSLNLEQYAAEFAARQVDGPQLLQLDGSKLKSLGLSNSHDRALVKRKVKELAAAAEKERKAQEKAARQREKLRRREQEAKKS, encoded by the exons ATGGCTTCTTCAAAGCTACGAGAACCTGCGGACGAGGTTTTTG ACCTGGACTTGGCTGTGCCAGAGACCGTCAGACTGGACAGCAGTTTACATAAGGCCCGAGCCCAGCTACTGGCCAAGGGCCGGAGACACCGACCTTCCCGCTCCAGGCTTCGGGACAGTGCCAGCTCTGCAGAGGATGGCGAAGGCTCCGATGGGCCCGGAGGCAAG gtgacGGACGGCTGCGGGAGCCCCCTGCACCGGCTGCGCTCGCCTCTGCACTCGGGCCCGGGGTCCCCGGCGGGGGGCTCTTTCTGCCTGGAGCCTCCGGGGTTGCGGCGCAGCCTGGACGAAGACGAGCCGCCGCCCTCGCCGCTCACACGCTACCGGCCCCTGCACAACGCCACCTCGCACGAGGGCCTGGCCGCCGCCTCCTGCTCGCCGCCGCGCTCCGCGCCCTCCTCGGACAGCTCGCCCAGCTTCGTGCGCCGCCACCCGCGCGCGGAGCCGCACAGCGAAG ATGACAGCCGGGACGCCAGCCCCCCTGAGCCTGCCAGCCCCACCATCGGCCTGGATAAGAAGACTCGCCGCAAGTTCTTGGACCTGGG GGTCACCTTACGCAGAGCATCCACTAGCAAGAGCCGGAAGGACAAGAGCAGCAACCGCTTGTCCATGGGCAGCAG GGAGTCAGTGGAGGGGTCCGGCAGGTCAGGGGGCTCCCCGTTCCTGCCCttttcctggttcacagacagcGGCAAGGGCTCGGCGTCCTCTGGCAACACCACCTCCCCCGCCTGCTCCCCTAAACACGAGGGCTTCAGCCCGAAGAAGTCGGCTTCTCAG GAATCCACCCTGAGTGATGACTCCACACCCCCCAGCAGCAGCCCCAAGATCCCCAGTGGTCCCCGGCAGGAGACCAAGTGTTCCTACCCCTACCACACGCTGTCCCAATCTTCGGATGAG ttcCTGGACGAACCTCTCCCCACTGTCCACCACTGGACCAGTCAGCAGGTGGGCCAGTGGCTGCACAGCCTCAACCTGGAGCAGTATGCCGCTGAGTTCGCCGCGCGGCAGGTGGATGGGCCCCAGCTCCTGCAGCTGGATGGAAGCAAACTGAAG agcctggggctcagcaactcgcATGACCGGGCGCTAGTGAAGCGGAAGGTGAAGGAGTTGGCAGCGGCCGCTGAGAAGGAGCGCAAGGCCCAGGAGAAGGCCGCACGGCAGCGCGAGAAACTCCGGCGCAGGGAGCAGGAGGCCAAGAAAAGCTag